In Candidatus Defluviibacterium haderslevense, a single window of DNA contains:
- a CDS encoding 4Fe-4S cluster-binding domain-containing protein — MENKSKEKIKVFLLKVKARCNINCSYCYEYNSSDQSWREKPGTMSNHTLISTVKRISEYVQEKDLKAINVVFHGGEPLLVPLEFFSKAVDLFRNMISNTCSIKFSSKRMAF; from the coding sequence ATGGAAAACAAGTCAAAAGAAAAAATCAAAGTTTTTCTCCTAAAGGTTAAAGCAAGATGTAATATAAATTGTTCATATTGTTATGAATATAATTCTAGTGATCAATCCTGGAGGGAAAAACCAGGTACAATGTCAAACCATACACTTATTTCTACTGTAAAAAGAATATCGGAATATGTGCAGGAGAAAGATTTAAAGGCTATTAATGTTGTTTTTCATGGAGGGGAACCATTACTTGTTCCACTTGAGTTTTTTTCTAAAGCAGTAGATTTATTTCGAAACATGATATCAAACACATGTTCAATTAAATTTTCCTCCAAACGAATGGCATTTTAA